In Drosophila simulans strain w501 chromosome X, Prin_Dsim_3.1, whole genome shotgun sequence, one DNA window encodes the following:
- the LOC27207326 gene encoding protein nullo, producing MGSTHSAEKVKSVEDSTSPANPGIFCTPLPGFISKIQRLVVRKLSISARKQKRLSKRSKQLLRPMPRCSSFGSCGTLLTPTKKSSSNTADRRYAQWKCSFEHLAQKQPRLHDISEAMAGQTTPRGFPSHTDPKRCLMVVDSSSPESPLYDMVGGQKVRRRLSLRSHAPVRRPSARQKAEQAKLDAQFQRDLRDLEDYYGGFHFAQRRERLVKV from the coding sequence ATGGGCAGCACACATTCCGCTGAGAAGGTAAAGAGCGTCGAGGACTCGACCAGTCCTGCAAATCCTGGCATCTTCTGCACTCCCCTGCCCGGCTTTATAAGCAAAATCCAGAGACTCGTCGTCCGCAAGCTGAGCATCTCGGCCAGGAAACAAAAGCGACTGAGCAAGCGCTCCAAGCAACTCCTGCGCCCCATGCCCCGCTGCTCGTCCTTCGGATCCTGCGGCACCCTGCTGACGCCCACCAAGAAGTCCTCATCCAACACAGCCGATCGCCGCTACGCCCAATGGAAGTGCAGTTTCGAGCACCTGGCCCAAAAGCAGCCGCGTCTCCATGACATCAGCGAGGCCATGGCCGGACAGACCACGCCACGCGGCTTCCCCTCCCACACGGATCCCAAGAGGTGTCTGATGGTGGTGGACTCCAGTTCGCCGGAGTCTCCGCTCTACGACATGGTCGGTGGGCAGAAAGTCCGCCGCCGCCTGAGTCTGCGGAGCCACGCACCTGTGCGACGCCCATCCGCCCGTCAGAAGGCCGAACAGGCCAAGCTGGACGCCCAGTTCCAGCGGGATCTGCGCGATCTGGAGGATTACTATGGCGGATTCCATTTTGCCCAGCGCCGCGAGCGATTGGTGAAGGTTTGA